From the genome of Abyssicoccus albus, one region includes:
- a CDS encoding zinc-binding dehydrogenase, whose translation MKAVYHQGEQSLKGVKYGEVEIDELKDTDVKVKLKTAGLNHRDLFIPGRHNENDSSLVLGSDGAGVVEEVGSGVDNVKVGDEVIINPALGWKENDVAPPEGFEIVGFPFNGTFSEYIVLPGENVLPKPGHLNWQEAGVLALSAMTAYRALFTRAKVKEGMTVLIPGATGGAGTFLLQFAKAAGAEVFVTSRDDSKMDTLHELGADKVMHSESDWDGVEEGLDGEKVDVVIESVGAATFNKSVDQLKRGGTLVAFGASAGDTVDFNLRKFFYGQYNLLGSTMASTEELEEMLKFIEKHNIKPVMDESYPLDKFEAAFDRLDKADMMGKIVFTI comes from the coding sequence ATGAAAGCAGTATATCATCAGGGTGAACAGAGTTTAAAAGGCGTGAAATATGGCGAGGTTGAAATTGACGAATTAAAAGATACAGATGTAAAAGTGAAGTTGAAGACGGCAGGTCTGAATCACAGGGATTTATTCATCCCGGGCCGTCACAATGAAAATGACTCATCACTCGTGCTCGGCTCAGACGGTGCGGGCGTTGTTGAAGAAGTCGGCAGCGGTGTGGACAATGTCAAAGTGGGCGACGAAGTCATCATCAACCCGGCGCTCGGCTGGAAAGAAAATGACGTGGCACCGCCGGAAGGCTTTGAAATTGTCGGATTCCCGTTCAATGGTACTTTTTCTGAATATATTGTACTGCCGGGAGAAAATGTTCTGCCGAAACCGGGACATTTGAACTGGCAAGAAGCGGGTGTGCTGGCATTGTCAGCGATGACAGCCTACCGCGCTTTATTTACAAGAGCGAAAGTGAAGGAAGGCATGACCGTATTGATCCCCGGCGCGACCGGCGGCGCAGGTACATTCCTGCTGCAGTTTGCGAAAGCTGCGGGCGCTGAAGTGTTTGTAACTTCGCGAGATGATTCAAAAATGGATACTTTACATGAGCTCGGTGCAGATAAAGTAATGCACAGCGAATCTGACTGGGACGGAGTGGAAGAAGGACTGGACGGTGAGAAGGTCGATGTTGTTATCGAGAGTGTCGGTGCAGCAACATTTAACAAGTCCGTCGACCAGCTGAAACGCGGCGGCACACTCGTTGCATTCGGCGCATCTGCTGGAGACACGGTTGACTTCAATCTGCGAAAATTCTTCTACGGCCAGTACAACCTGTTAGGATCAACGATGGCGAGTACAGAAGAGCTTGAGGAAATGCTCAAATTTATCGAGAAGCATAATATCAAGCCGGTCATGGATGAAAGCTATCCACTCGATAAATTCGAAGCGGCATTCGACAGACTCGACAAAGCGGACATGATGGGTAAAATCGTCTTTACAATATAG
- a CDS encoding DUF3169 family protein codes for MKRILRLLMYLFLGAIAGLMLSIIATGTSDINMDSIYYWIGMILLTVSIVLAVVSIYLYRQLKTVSGDYTKYMDMDAYDIYRYNKYNDLQVVNTMAMMMSVMSLAIFMIIEYHFMLILISGVTYLVVLYLTITQASLIEQLYPDRDLPKVGDKKYAEKLLASSDEGERHIMLNGLYKTHNFVQVGLFMGIVILIFYSIITGESQIFSIILIGVILILSQLKYSLEIREK; via the coding sequence ATGAAACGGATATTAAGATTACTGATGTATTTATTCCTCGGGGCGATTGCGGGGTTGATGCTCAGCATCATAGCTACAGGAACAAGCGATATCAATATGGACAGCATCTACTACTGGATCGGTATGATTTTGTTAACTGTTTCAATCGTACTGGCAGTTGTCAGCATATATTTATACAGACAGCTCAAAACAGTTTCGGGTGACTATACGAAATACATGGACATGGATGCCTACGACATTTACCGCTACAACAAGTACAATGATTTACAAGTCGTCAATACGATGGCGATGATGATGTCGGTAATGTCCCTTGCCATATTTATGATCATTGAATATCATTTTATGTTAATTCTTATTTCAGGTGTCACATATCTGGTTGTGCTGTACTTGACAATTACACAGGCAAGCCTTATAGAACAATTATATCCGGATAGAGATTTACCTAAAGTGGGAGATAAGAAATATGCTGAAAAATTGCTTGCATCAAGTGACGAAGGCGAACGCCACATCATGCTGAACGGATTATATAAAACCCATAATTTCGTTCAGGTGGGATTATTTATGGGGATAGTGATTTTAATCTTCTACTCGATAATTACCGGCGAATCACAAATATTCTCCATAATTTTAATCGGCGTCATACTGATATTATCCCAGTTGAAATATTCATTGGAAATTCGTGAGAAATAA
- a CDS encoding helix-turn-helix transcriptional regulator, with protein MKTRLRELRARERLNQTELAKLAKVSRQTISLIEREDYIPSLLIAKRLAKIFDEPIEEIFIFEEEEL; from the coding sequence ATGAAAACTAGGTTAAGGGAACTCCGTGCAAGAGAGCGGCTCAACCAGACAGAGCTCGCAAAACTTGCGAAAGTTTCCAGACAGACGATCAGCCTGATCGAACGTGAGGATTATATCCCATCTTTACTGATAGCAAAACGCTTAGCGAAAATTTTCGACGAACCGATTGAAGAGATTTTTATTTTCGAAGAGGAGGAGCTATAA
- a CDS encoding M24 family metallopeptidase gives MTMKDIFKKYLTDETPLMWIQDPINIYYMTGYLANPHERLFAYVLSNDGQEYLVAPNMEHIDISNSPFNGEHIGYNDTDNPYKLLPFELPQSIYVDKGYTTMARMEELEAHGVTSFKALDQLLIENRQIKRDDELMIMRESAQIADEAIQIGVDSLKVGISEVEVISIIEKAMKQKGIKRMSFDTMVLFGDHAASPHGEPNDRTLQENELVLFDLGVIHKGYASDITRTVQFGNVTNHAKKIYNIVLEAQQKAIEKIKPGVKLSELDQTARQHITDAGYGKYFPHRLGHGIGLDVHEAPFVTEHNNDTLQEGMVITIEPGIYIPNDVGVRIEDDIQVTQDGYEYLTKYPKEKF, from the coding sequence ATGACTATGAAAGATATATTTAAAAAATATTTAACCGACGAAACTCCATTAATGTGGATTCAAGATCCTATTAACATATATTATATGACAGGATATCTTGCTAATCCTCATGAACGTCTATTTGCATATGTGTTATCAAATGACGGTCAGGAATACTTAGTTGCACCAAACATGGAGCATATAGATATATCAAATTCACCATTTAATGGCGAACATATCGGCTACAATGATACAGATAATCCATATAAGTTATTACCTTTCGAACTTCCACAATCGATTTATGTCGATAAAGGATATACTACTATGGCACGTATGGAAGAATTAGAAGCTCATGGTGTAACTTCGTTCAAAGCATTAGATCAACTACTAATCGAAAATCGTCAAATTAAAAGAGACGATGAGCTTATGATTATGCGTGAGTCTGCTCAAATTGCTGACGAAGCTATTCAAATTGGTGTCGATTCACTTAAGGTCGGGATATCTGAAGTAGAGGTCATCTCAATCATTGAAAAAGCAATGAAGCAAAAAGGAATTAAACGTATGAGCTTTGATACGATGGTATTATTTGGAGATCATGCAGCAAGCCCACACGGCGAACCGAATGATAGAACATTGCAAGAGAATGAACTTGTATTATTTGACCTTGGTGTTATACATAAAGGTTACGCATCAGATATTACGCGTACAGTTCAATTCGGTAACGTGACTAATCATGCTAAAAAGATTTACAACATTGTGTTGGAAGCACAACAAAAAGCAATTGAAAAAATTAAACCAGGTGTTAAGCTTAGTGAACTAGATCAAACCGCTAGACAACACATCACAGACGCAGGATACGGGAAATACTTTCCACATCGACTTGGTCATGGCATTGGACTAGATGTTCATGAAGCCCCATTTGTCACTGAACATAACAACGACACACTACAAGAAGGTATGGTCATTACGATTGAACCTGGGATTTATATCCCTAATGATGTTGGCGTAAGAATCGAAGATGATATACAGGTCACACAAGACGGCTATGAGTATCTAACAAAATATCCAAAAGAAAAGTTCTAA
- a CDS encoding metal-dependent hydrolase, translated as MKVSYHGHSIVYIEHNDQKVIIDPFINGNELTDLKADELEVDIIILTHGHNDHVGDTALIAKNNKATVVAPVELAQYLESVGVENTIGMNIGGEKAFDFGRVKFVQAFHSSSYTDDEGVIHYTGMPTGLILIVEDEVIYHLGDTSLFSDIKFISEYHQVTTAFVPVGDHFTMGIEDAAYAVNEWIKPKRVIPIHFDTFPPIKVDIGEFSKLVTSEEVEVQILKPGEQVSFK; from the coding sequence ATGAAAGTTTCATATCATGGTCATTCTATTGTCTATATAGAACATAATGATCAAAAAGTCATTATTGATCCATTTATTAATGGTAATGAATTGACAGATTTAAAGGCAGATGAATTGGAAGTAGATATTATTATATTGACGCATGGTCATAACGATCACGTTGGTGATACGGCTTTAATTGCTAAAAATAATAAAGCAACGGTTGTCGCGCCAGTTGAGCTAGCGCAATACTTAGAGTCAGTCGGAGTAGAAAATACTATCGGAATGAATATTGGAGGAGAGAAAGCATTTGACTTTGGACGTGTTAAATTTGTACAAGCATTCCATAGTTCAAGTTATACTGACGACGAAGGTGTAATTCATTACACTGGAATGCCGACTGGGTTAATATTAATAGTTGAAGATGAAGTAATTTATCATTTGGGAGATACTTCGCTATTTAGTGATATAAAATTTATTAGTGAATATCATCAAGTGACAACAGCATTTGTTCCCGTCGGTGATCACTTTACGATGGGAATTGAAGATGCAGCATATGCGGTCAATGAATGGATTAAGCCAAAGCGTGTTATACCAATTCATTTCGATACGTTTCCACCAATTAAAGTTGATATTGGTGAATTTAGTAAACTTGTCACTAGTGAAGAGGTTGAAGTTCAAATATTGAAACCGGGTGAACAAGTTAGTTTTAAGTAA
- a CDS encoding YtpI family protein, producing MEVTPVFAAFIITLMFIALFFTILYKVKQVRTRRDVLKAYYRSIYHMCLGALMITFAIVQLSLFKGIAVYIICAILIIYGAFIVYQFNIRRKYFKNNLPIEEEAYRKMETKKYKKK from the coding sequence ATGGAAGTAACACCAGTATTTGCAGCATTTATAATCACACTGATGTTTATTGCGTTATTTTTTACTATTTTGTACAAAGTTAAACAAGTCAGAACAAGACGTGATGTATTAAAAGCCTATTATCGTAGTATTTATCATATGTGTTTAGGGGCTTTAATGATTACCTTTGCGATCGTTCAGCTCTCTTTATTTAAAGGCATTGCCGTATACATTATTTGCGCTATATTGATTATATATGGAGCATTTATCGTATATCAATTTAATATACGTAGAAAGTATTTCAAAAATAATCTTCCAATTGAGGAAGAAGCATATCGTAAAATGGAAACAAAAAAGTATAAAAAGAAATAA
- a CDS encoding DHH family phosphoesterase: MNGLKNEILNKIVKNDSIVIARHVRPDPDAVGSQLGLKTMILNQFPSKKVFTVGEDVDSLSFIGKMDSVDEATLKESLHIILDTSNYDRIDHPNKELIGESIKIDHHPIVEQYGELNYVDTKCSSTCEVLMTLFDYWDFNHFDYSKTLAKYLYIGMVGDTGRFMYNNTTSQTLNFAGKLLESGLDHQQLLNEMYEKPFGQLKLQSFFIENIKLYRNHIAYVQLTEEQMKSHQFDPKESSQYVNIMSGIEGVKIWVLFTELRDEGIIRVNIRSKDVVINTVAEAFNGGGHPQASGATIYNFEEVNHVLNQLNDALEEHS; this comes from the coding sequence ATGAATGGATTGAAGAATGAAATACTTAATAAAATTGTTAAAAATGATTCGATTGTGATTGCTAGACATGTCAGGCCTGATCCAGATGCAGTTGGTTCTCAACTTGGATTAAAGACAATGATATTGAACCAATTTCCTAGCAAAAAAGTTTTTACAGTCGGAGAGGATGTAGATTCATTATCATTTATCGGAAAGATGGATTCGGTCGATGAAGCTACTTTGAAAGAAAGTCTTCATATTATTTTAGATACTTCAAATTATGACCGAATTGACCACCCCAATAAAGAGCTAATTGGGGAGTCGATTAAGATTGACCATCATCCAATTGTCGAACAATATGGTGAATTAAATTATGTAGATACAAAATGTTCTAGTACATGTGAAGTTTTAATGACTTTATTCGATTATTGGGATTTTAATCATTTCGATTACTCAAAAACATTAGCGAAGTATTTATATATTGGTATGGTCGGTGATACGGGGCGATTTATGTATAATAATACGACATCACAGACATTAAATTTTGCAGGAAAGTTGTTAGAATCAGGACTGGATCATCAACAATTATTAAATGAGATGTATGAAAAACCATTTGGACAATTGAAGTTACAAAGTTTCTTTATTGAAAACATTAAATTGTATCGCAATCATATTGCCTATGTTCAATTAACAGAGGAACAGATGAAGTCACATCAGTTTGATCCTAAAGAATCAAGTCAATACGTGAATATTATGAGTGGTATTGAAGGTGTTAAAATTTGGGTGCTCTTTACTGAATTGCGTGATGAAGGCATCATTCGTGTGAATATTCGTTCGAAAGATGTAGTCATTAACACTGTAGCTGAAGCGTTTAATGGCGGAGGTCATCCTCAAGCAAGTGGTGCGACTATATATAATTTTGAAGAGGTAAATCACGTATTAAATCAACTCAATGATGCTTTAGAGGAGCATTCTTAA
- a CDS encoding DNA polymerase III subunit alpha produces the protein MFILDVRSHFELLKSTLSIDEIVEYAKENGYTSVAIADEYSFHYALKLRNRCIDHDIKPIYGITIWISDGIDDFECQLYAKSNKGFRYLMYLTSRVNTEQLQVVPIEWLQKIADEIVIVARLATESCSEMLQQIDSDYIYIDQLSKTDAFEKIYVETCRYLDDADQNALKALAAMDEHMSYHDVVVKYPHTSLHHMHKIIQAHDVDHGQLINMTEKIEQLCKVDLSFDEKHLPSFKFHPYETSDEALNVLLKHYINKMPFWNEDYEQRLQYELEVIREMGFSDYFLIVHDIIAHCRKNHIYVGPGRGSSAGSLVCYTLGITQVDPLEHQLLFERFLNKERVTMPDIDIDFEDRYRQKVVNYIVERYGEQHVANIVTYTHLTLKGISREIARILKLSKQDVDMIVKWINKDEVNKVSDLLQKESFVQWMNEHELIHQWFTIAQSLEGIPKNTGTHAAGVVVTGEKIIKFTPLLIQNDALTTGWDMNEVEQAGLLKIDILGLKNLTMLHRIVDKVNQYDHSFKLNQMNMEDSKVYELIADAKTMGVFQLESDGMRAALKQVKPKQFSDVVAVIALFRPGPMEQITTFSERLHHASKVEYLHNDLKLILEETQGIIVYQEQIMQIANKIAAFNYAEADLLRRAMSKKNKTLLQSYQKTFVRQAVANGYDESLAIEIYHLIEKFANYGFNKSHSVAYSKIIYQLAYLKVHHPHAFYTEALNLATNDTNKTMILLQEAKSLGLKIYGPSVSYSTYYYSTVKDGIRMPLKVIKHVGPNVAKDIIKECQQGGTYRDLFDFTSRLKASKISRSVYESLIYAGAMDEFGVDRATLLRSLDHAMSIGSEVNENSYFNQVFTPKKDYIKGSNMDDATKLNKEIEVLGIYVSSHPVELYDDFRRERGIPLITEVEINTVSEFIVYVEQCKVITTKHNREMAFLELYDGVTTIDGVVFPDQYFNIKQYLDEQIMIIYGKKQERNGREQIVVQDIKSLPTSQ, from the coding sequence ATGTTCATATTAGATGTTAGAAGCCACTTTGAATTATTGAAATCAACATTATCGATTGATGAAATTGTAGAATATGCGAAAGAGAACGGATATACAAGTGTTGCCATTGCGGATGAATACTCATTTCATTACGCGTTGAAACTGAGAAATCGTTGTATAGATCATGATATAAAACCAATTTACGGCATCACGATTTGGATTTCAGATGGCATCGATGATTTTGAATGTCAACTCTATGCTAAGTCTAATAAAGGTTTTCGTTATTTGATGTACTTAACAAGTCGTGTGAATACTGAACAATTACAAGTTGTCCCAATTGAATGGCTTCAAAAAATTGCAGATGAAATTGTTATTGTCGCTCGTCTTGCGACAGAATCTTGTAGTGAAATGTTACAACAAATCGATAGTGATTATATTTATATAGATCAACTTTCAAAAACAGATGCATTTGAGAAAATCTATGTGGAAACTTGTAGGTATTTAGATGATGCTGATCAAAATGCACTAAAAGCATTAGCAGCAATGGATGAACATATGAGCTATCACGATGTAGTCGTAAAGTATCCACATACTTCTTTGCATCATATGCATAAAATAATTCAAGCTCACGATGTGGATCATGGACAATTGATTAATATGACAGAGAAAATTGAACAGTTATGTAAAGTAGATTTATCGTTCGATGAGAAACACTTGCCTAGCTTCAAATTCCACCCTTATGAGACAAGTGATGAAGCATTAAATGTTTTACTAAAACATTATATTAATAAAATGCCATTTTGGAATGAAGACTATGAACAACGGTTACAATATGAGCTAGAAGTCATTCGTGAGATGGGCTTTAGTGATTATTTCTTAATTGTTCATGATATTATCGCACATTGTAGGAAGAATCATATTTATGTTGGACCTGGTCGTGGTTCCAGTGCAGGTTCATTAGTATGTTACACCCTTGGAATTACTCAAGTTGATCCACTGGAACATCAGTTGTTATTCGAGCGTTTTTTAAACAAAGAACGTGTCACAATGCCTGATATTGATATCGACTTTGAAGATCGTTATCGACAAAAAGTGGTAAATTATATCGTTGAGCGATATGGAGAACAACACGTTGCGAACATTGTCACGTATACCCATTTAACGTTAAAAGGGATATCGAGAGAAATCGCTAGAATTCTAAAGCTATCTAAACAAGATGTCGATATGATTGTAAAATGGATCAATAAGGACGAAGTGAATAAAGTCAGTGATTTGTTACAGAAGGAATCATTTGTTCAGTGGATGAATGAGCATGAATTGATACATCAATGGTTTACGATCGCACAATCACTAGAAGGGATTCCCAAAAATACTGGGACTCATGCGGCCGGTGTCGTTGTCACAGGTGAAAAAATTATTAAATTCACACCACTACTAATACAAAATGATGCGTTAACAACCGGATGGGATATGAATGAAGTAGAGCAAGCAGGACTGCTAAAAATTGATATACTGGGGCTAAAAAATTTGACGATGCTCCATCGTATAGTTGATAAAGTGAATCAATATGATCATTCATTTAAATTAAATCAAATGAATATGGAAGATTCAAAAGTGTATGAACTCATTGCGGATGCAAAAACGATGGGGGTATTCCAACTTGAATCAGACGGGATGAGAGCGGCATTAAAACAGGTTAAGCCAAAGCAATTTAGTGATGTCGTAGCTGTCATTGCATTGTTTAGGCCAGGACCGATGGAACAAATTACTACGTTCTCGGAGCGATTACATCATGCTTCAAAAGTTGAATATCTGCATAATGATCTAAAGCTAATCCTGGAGGAGACTCAAGGCATTATTGTTTATCAAGAACAAATTATGCAAATTGCTAATAAAATCGCAGCATTCAATTATGCTGAAGCGGACTTATTAAGACGAGCAATGAGTAAGAAGAATAAAACCTTACTTCAAAGTTATCAAAAGACGTTCGTTCGACAGGCTGTAGCCAATGGTTATGATGAATCATTGGCAATCGAAATATATCATTTGATTGAAAAGTTCGCAAACTATGGCTTTAACAAAAGTCATTCTGTCGCATATAGTAAAATAATTTATCAACTTGCTTATTTGAAAGTTCATCATCCACATGCTTTTTATACAGAAGCGTTAAATTTAGCCACAAACGACACAAATAAAACGATGATTTTGCTACAAGAAGCAAAATCATTAGGATTAAAAATTTATGGACCATCTGTGAGTTATTCCACATATTATTATTCAACTGTAAAAGATGGTATTCGTATGCCACTTAAAGTCATTAAGCATGTCGGACCTAATGTAGCGAAGGATATCATTAAAGAATGTCAACAAGGTGGTACATATCGTGATTTATTTGATTTTACAAGTCGATTGAAAGCATCTAAAATATCAAGAAGTGTATATGAATCATTAATTTATGCAGGTGCAATGGATGAATTTGGTGTCGATCGAGCAACTTTATTAAGGTCATTAGATCATGCGATGAGTATTGGCTCTGAAGTCAATGAAAACTCCTATTTTAATCAAGTATTTACACCCAAAAAAGATTATATTAAAGGCTCGAATATGGATGATGCAACAAAATTGAATAAGGAAATTGAAGTATTAGGCATTTATGTATCGAGTCATCCTGTAGAACTCTATGACGATTTCAGGAGAGAAAGAGGCATTCCGTTGATTACCGAGGTAGAAATAAACACAGTAAGTGAATTCATTGTTTATGTCGAGCAGTGCAAAGTCATCACAACAAAGCACAACCGTGAAATGGCCTTTCTTGAGTTATATGACGGTGTAACGACGATTGATGGTGTGGTTTTTCCAGATCAATATTTCAACATAAAACAATATTTGGATGAACAAATTATGATTATTTATGGTAAAAAGCAAGAGCGCAATGGACGTGAACAAATAGTCGTTCAAGATATTAAGTCATTACCTACATCACAGTAA
- a CDS encoding FadR/GntR family transcriptional regulator: protein MNSVQTEEQRGFMYIIKSLQQLIHDESLNAGDKLPSERYLATTLNVGRSSIREALRALELIGVIEVRRGEGTYLCHIEDHQLFEIIAQFLIHSDEQRTNILEIQEVFRRYIAQEMNIKEGDLDVAKETLFNYDNDLMIRIYSLLDQYIETFDKGENEHGDD from the coding sequence GTGAATAGTGTGCAAACAGAAGAACAACGCGGTTTTATGTACATCATTAAATCATTGCAACAATTAATACATGATGAATCTCTCAATGCAGGAGACAAACTACCATCTGAAAGATATTTAGCAACGACATTAAATGTCGGTCGAAGTAGTATTCGAGAAGCGTTGAGAGCGTTAGAACTTATAGGAGTTATTGAAGTTCGACGCGGTGAAGGGACATATTTATGTCACATAGAAGATCATCAGTTGTTTGAAATTATTGCACAATTTCTTATTCATAGTGATGAACAACGGACCAATATATTAGAAATTCAAGAAGTGTTTAGACGTTATATCGCTCAAGAGATGAACATTAAAGAAGGAGATTTGGACGTAGCGAAAGAAACATTGTTCAACTATGATAACGATCTTATGATTCGAATATATTCATTGCTCGATCAGTATATAGAGACGTTTGATAAAGGGGAAAATGAGCATGGTGATGATTAA
- the accD gene encoding acetyl-CoA carboxylase, carboxyltransferase subunit beta produces the protein MIKQLFKRNKKRKYVSIEQKKEIDVPEGIMIKCDSCKKIMYSKEVIKNNHVCYNCDYHMMMTAHDRIESVIDKGTFEELFEHITSVNPLNFPKYEEKINKDQKKTNLKEACITGVGEINGSKTAIGVMDAHFIMGSMGSAVGEKITRIIEHATANQLPFILFTASGGARMQEGILSLMQMAKTSVALKKHDEAGLLYIAYLTHPTTGGVSASFASVGDINISEPGALIGFAGRRIIEQTIGEDLPDDFQTAEFLLEHGMLDMVVHRKDMKKTLGQILELHTTNDQGGEMRC, from the coding sequence ATGATTAAACAATTATTTAAAAGAAATAAAAAGAGAAAATATGTCTCAATAGAACAAAAAAAAGAGATAGATGTGCCAGAAGGGATTATGATTAAATGTGATTCATGTAAAAAAATTATGTATTCAAAAGAGGTTATTAAGAATAATCACGTTTGTTATAATTGCGACTATCATATGATGATGACCGCACATGATAGAATTGAAAGTGTTATTGATAAAGGGACATTCGAAGAATTATTTGAACATATTACTTCGGTCAATCCTTTGAACTTCCCAAAATATGAAGAAAAAATAAATAAAGATCAAAAAAAGACGAATTTAAAAGAGGCATGCATTACAGGTGTTGGGGAAATAAATGGATCAAAAACGGCCATTGGTGTGATGGATGCGCACTTCATAATGGGAAGTATGGGCAGTGCTGTCGGTGAAAAAATTACTCGAATTATTGAGCATGCAACAGCTAACCAACTTCCTTTTATATTGTTTACAGCTAGTGGTGGCGCACGTATGCAAGAAGGAATTTTATCGTTAATGCAAATGGCTAAGACGAGTGTTGCTTTAAAAAAACATGATGAAGCAGGCTTGTTATATATCGCATATTTAACACATCCAACAACAGGGGGTGTATCTGCTTCTTTCGCCTCAGTAGGAGATATAAATATTTCTGAACCAGGTGCGTTAATTGGATTTGCAGGCCGAAGAATTATTGAACAAACGATAGGTGAAGATCTACCTGATGATTTCCAAACGGCTGAGTTTCTATTAGAACACGGGATGCTCGATATGGTGGTGCATCGTAAAGATATGAAGAAAACGTTGGGTCAAATTTTAGAATTGCATACAACGAATGATCAAGGTGGTGAGATGAGATGTTAG
- a CDS encoding acetyl-CoA carboxylase carboxyltransferase subunit alpha codes for MLEFEQPLKKMTDEIKRLQEEDRQSELIDHSKEIAKLQYMYEMKAKEIYSNLQPWHRVQLARVLERPTIKDYIPQIFEHFIALEGDRRFGADYAMYGGIAKINNQAVTVIGQLRGKNTKDNLHHNFGMAHPEGYRKALRLMKQANKFNRPIITFVDTKGAFPGKAAEERGQSEAIATNLVEMAGLNVPIITIVIGEGGSGGALGIAVSNEVYMLENSTYSVISPEGAAALLWKDAKKANLAAEKMAITAQDVKSLNVIDGIIEEPQGGAHCDIEATAQSIKEVIVQFMKRYEGRSAEEIKSDRYYKFRQIGEFTE; via the coding sequence ATGTTAGAGTTTGAACAACCGTTGAAAAAAATGACGGATGAGATTAAAAGATTACAAGAGGAAGACAGACAAAGCGAACTAATTGATCATTCAAAAGAAATTGCAAAACTTCAATATATGTATGAAATGAAAGCGAAAGAGATTTACTCGAACTTACAACCATGGCATCGTGTACAGCTTGCTAGAGTTCTAGAGCGGCCAACGATTAAAGACTATATTCCGCAAATTTTTGAACACTTTATTGCCCTAGAGGGAGACAGACGATTCGGTGCAGATTATGCAATGTACGGCGGTATTGCAAAAATAAACAATCAAGCTGTCACGGTGATTGGACAGCTTCGTGGAAAAAACACGAAAGATAACTTACATCATAATTTTGGCATGGCACATCCAGAAGGATATCGTAAAGCGTTACGCTTAATGAAGCAAGCGAATAAATTCAATAGACCAATCATTACATTCGTTGATACTAAAGGAGCATTCCCAGGTAAAGCTGCTGAAGAACGGGGTCAAAGCGAAGCAATTGCAACAAATTTAGTAGAGATGGCTGGTCTTAATGTCCCAATCATAACGATTGTAATCGGTGAAGGCGGTAGTGGAGGCGCTTTAGGTATCGCTGTAAGCAATGAAGTCTATATGTTAGAGAATTCTACATATTCAGTGATTTCACCTGAAGGTGCTGCGGCACTGCTATGGAAGGATGCCAAAAAAGCAAACTTAGCAGCTGAAAAAATGGCGATTACAGCGCAAGATGTTAAATCTTTGAATGTCATCGATGGCATCATAGAAGAACCACAAGGTGGTGCACATTGTGATATTGAAGCAACAGCTCAATCAATTAAAGAAGTAATTGTTCAATTTATGAAACGTTATGAGGGGCGATCTGCTGAAGAGATTAAATCAGATCGGTATTATAAATTTAGACAAATTGGTGAATTTACAGAATAA